A genomic region of Campylobacter corcagiensis contains the following coding sequences:
- a CDS encoding AAA family ATPase, producing the protein MVFYNKITISNLFAYKEKQSINFDKYNNKNLYLIYGNNGYGKTSFIRALKILFLGTGLNDDSKIVPDSIKNFTGTITSRQLVLGDNKNWLGILNKNAVDENLKDYFVEINLTQNEKSILIRRSWQVEPLKENLVYKVDNLEFYDDEAQERIDQILPSMFVEFFMFDGEEIEKMAEKISSSLKEKIQNILNITPINHLIREAKKVRNEYFDRSISNEEEKINSTL; encoded by the coding sequence ATGGTTTTTTACAATAAAATTACAATTTCTAATCTTTTTGCATATAAAGAAAAACAGAGTATAAATTTCGATAAATACAATAATAAAAATTTATATCTTATTTATGGAAATAATGGCTATGGAAAAACTAGTTTTATTAGAGCTCTAAAAATTTTATTTTTAGGAACTGGCTTAAATGATGATAGTAAAATAGTTCCTGATAGTATTAAAAATTTCACTGGAACTATAACCTCAAGGCAACTTGTTTTAGGTGATAATAAAAATTGGCTTGGAATTTTAAATAAAAATGCCGTTGATGAAAATTTGAAAGATTATTTTGTAGAAATTAATCTTACTCAAAATGAAAAAAGTATACTTATCAGAAGAAGCTGGCAAGTTGAGCCATTAAAAGAAAATTTAGTTTATAAAGTAGATAATTTAGAATTTTATGATGATGAAGCACAGGAGAGAATAGACCAGATTTTACCATCAATGTTTGTTGAGTTTTTTATGTTTGATGGTGAAGAAATAGAGAAAATGGCTGAAAAAATTAGTTCTAGCTTAAAAGAAAAAATTCAAAATATATTAAACATAACGCCTATAAATCATCTAATCAGAGAAGCAAAAAAAGTAAGAAATGAGTATTTTGATAGAAGCATTAGCAACGAGGAAGAAAAAATAAATTCCACGCTTTAA
- a CDS encoding FtsK/SpoIIIE domain-containing protein — protein MASRVFTTGLEENFINTIIKGLKFSKGEIPKYIVLRLAISKSFRLDYKPLNDPIWADKVLKDTVFEKGGEYNLIQVTGIGKDIKDYDMLLRVMFSYRHKSEHIDFTDESMFVNALTKYIHRGLFEIHNTYKASDNFYQWLVDDFGLSNSKFLKTESKKDLLENYLLNNNIEYKLLDVINSIRHTIYHLKLNSEKDYQILNKKIQYMKDLFGLYGEASMQSITGKSLEYYIHLPKQEWDKFDEKDFTNDIYKYNFDFYMPAYLGRNLNNEPFYFDLSKAPHLFIGGTTGSGKTSLMDVVINSINMLNKNTEFIFIDPKGTEFIKYEKLYNLSEISNQKIITDMSSVDEILSEIILEMENRNTLMKKEGVNNNKKLKTPFKRLVVVVDEMADLFANFKDVQKKFEILAQKSRSSDIFLILATQTPNSDIFSQTLRANIPSRIGLKTTTSGQSKVILDETGAENLLGSGDLYVKLPHLGEKVRIISPYLNDEAISKLIIT, from the coding sequence ATGGCGAGTAGAGTTTTTACAACAGGGCTGGAAGAAAATTTTATAAATACGATTATTAAAGGGCTTAAATTTAGCAAGGGGGAAATTCCTAAATATATAGTTCTTAGACTTGCTATATCAAAGTCTTTTAGATTAGATTACAAGCCACTAAATGATCCAATCTGGGCAGATAAAGTTTTAAAAGATACTGTTTTTGAAAAAGGGGGAGAGTATAATCTTATTCAAGTAACCGGCATTGGTAAAGATATAAAGGATTATGATATGCTTTTAAGGGTAATGTTTTCATATAGACACAAAAGTGAACACATTGATTTTACTGATGAGAGTATGTTTGTAAATGCATTAACTAAATATATTCATAGAGGACTTTTTGAAATACACAATACTTACAAAGCGTCTGATAACTTTTATCAATGGTTGGTAGATGATTTTGGGCTTTCAAATAGTAAATTCTTAAAAACAGAAAGCAAAAAAGACCTTTTAGAAAACTACCTTTTAAACAATAATATAGAGTATAAACTGCTCGATGTTATAAATTCAATAAGACATACCATTTACCATTTAAAACTTAATAGTGAAAAAGATTATCAAATATTAAACAAAAAAATTCAATACATGAAAGATTTATTTGGGTTATACGGAGAAGCTTCTATGCAAAGTATAACTGGAAAAAGTTTAGAATATTATATTCATTTACCAAAACAGGAGTGGGATAAATTTGACGAAAAGGATTTTACTAACGATATATACAAATATAATTTTGATTTTTATATGCCTGCCTATTTGGGTAGAAATTTAAATAATGAGCCATTTTATTTTGATTTATCAAAAGCTCCTCATCTTTTTATAGGTGGAACAACAGGAAGTGGAAAAACAAGCTTAATGGATGTTGTAATAAATTCTATTAATATGTTAAATAAAAATACAGAATTTATATTTATTGATCCAAAAGGAACAGAGTTTATAAAATATGAAAAACTATATAATTTAAGTGAAATTTCAAATCAAAAAATCATAACAGATATGAGTAGTGTAGATGAGATTTTAAGTGAGATTATTTTAGAAATGGAAAATAGAAATACACTTATGAAAAAAGAAGGTGTTAATAATAATAAAAAGCTAAAAACTCCTTTTAAAAGACTTGTTGTAGTTGTTGATGAGATGGCAGATTTGTTTGCAAATTTTAAAGATGTCCAAAAGAAATTTGAGATTTTAGCACAAAAATCAAGAAGTTCGGATATATTCTTAATCCTAGCTACACAAACGCCAAATTCAGATATATTCTCACAAACCTTAAGGGCAAACATACCATCACGCATAGGGCTTAAAACAACAACTTCTGGACAATCAAAAGTCATATTGGATGAAACTGGGGCTGAGAATTTATTAGGAAGTGGAGATTTATATGTAAAATTGCCACATTTAGGAGAGAAAGTAAGGATTATATCGCCATATTTAAATGACGAAGCAATATCAAAATTAATAATAACTTAA
- the fabG gene encoding 3-oxoacyl-ACP reductase FabG yields MKFSGKNVLVTGGSRGIGAEICKVLASKGLKVWINYRSKPEIADALCEEIKSNGGSGAVVKFDATNEEDFINAIKTIIDCDGELSYLVNNAGITNDKLAIRMKLDDFTNVINANLTSAFIGSREALKVMSKKRFGSVVNIASIVGEMGNAGQVNYSASKGGMIAMSKSFAKEGASRGVRFNCVTPGFIATDMTEVLSDEVKESYINAIPLKKLGEPSDIANAVAFLLSDGAGYITGEVLKVNGGLYM; encoded by the coding sequence ATGAAATTTAGTGGTAAAAATGTTTTAGTTACAGGCGGTAGCCGTGGAATTGGTGCTGAAATTTGTAAAGTTTTAGCTAGTAAAGGATTAAAAGTTTGGATAAATTATAGATCAAAACCAGAAATTGCGGATGCACTTTGTGAAGAGATTAAGTCTAACGGCGGTAGCGGTGCGGTTGTGAAATTTGATGCAACAAATGAAGAAGATTTTATAAATGCTATAAAAACCATAATTGATTGTGATGGTGAGTTAAGTTACTTGGTAAATAACGCAGGAATTACAAATGATAAATTAGCAATTCGTATGAAACTTGATGATTTTACAAATGTTATAAATGCAAATTTAACTTCTGCTTTTATAGGAAGTAGGGAAGCTTTAAAAGTAATGAGTAAAAAACGCTTTGGCTCAGTTGTAAATATCGCTTCAATTGTTGGCGAAATGGGAAATGCTGGACAAGTTAATTACTCAGCTAGTAAAGGTGGAATGATAGCGATGAGCAAAAGCTTTGCAAAAGAAGGTGCTAGTAGAGGTGTTAGATTTAACTGCGTAACGCCTGGATTTATCGCTACTGATATGACAGAAGTTTTAAGCGATGAAGTTAAAGAGAGCTATATAAACGCTATTCCACTTAAAAAACTAGGTGAGCCAAGTGATATCGCAAATGCAGTTGCTTTTTTACTAAGTGATGGTGCTGGATATATCACAGGAGAAGTTTTAAAAGTAAATGGCGGATTATATATGTAA
- the acpP gene encoding acyl carrier protein, translating into MAVFEKVRDVVVEQLSVSPDAVKLDSKIIEDLGADSLDVVELIMALEEEFDVEIPDSDAEKLISINDVVTYIENLEK; encoded by the coding sequence ATGGCAGTATTTGAAAAAGTTAGAGATGTAGTTGTTGAGCAGTTAAGTGTTAGTCCAGATGCAGTTAAGCTAGACTCGAAGATTATTGAGGATTTAGGAGCTGATTCACTTGATGTCGTTGAGCTTATTATGGCTTTAGAAGAGGAATTTGATGTTGAAATTCCAGATAGCGATGCAGAAAAACTTATCAGTATAAATGATGTTGTAACATATATTGAGAATTTAGAAAAATAA
- a CDS encoding beta-ketoacyl-ACP synthase II — MKRVVVTGLGMINALGLCKDSSFEAICAGKTGVKNIESFDASELSVKIAAEIVGFDPAEVIEDAKEIKKMDRFIQLGLKAADEAMKDANFKEFDPDDFGVSSASGIGGLPNIEKNSITCYTKGPRRISPFFIPSSLVNMLGGIVSIYHSLKGPNLSSVTACAASTHAICEAAKTIMISEASKMLVVGAESAICEIGIGGFAAMKALSDRNDDPSTASRPFDKGRNGFVMGEGAAALVLEEYESAKARGAKIYAELVGFGESGDAYHITSPTQDGPIRAMKNALKMAGNPKIDYINAHGTSTPVNDRNETAALKEVFGKDVPAVSSTKGQIGHCLGAAGASEAVISLMAMDRGIIPPTINQIESDEECDLDYVPNIARKADLNVVMSNSFGFGGTNGSVIFKKVD, encoded by the coding sequence TTGAAAAGAGTTGTGGTAACAGGTTTAGGTATGATAAACGCCCTTGGGCTTTGTAAAGATAGCTCTTTTGAGGCCATTTGTGCGGGTAAAACAGGTGTTAAAAACATAGAGTCTTTTGACGCTAGTGAACTCTCTGTTAAGATAGCTGCTGAGATAGTTGGTTTTGACCCAGCAGAAGTTATCGAAGATGCTAAAGAGATAAAAAAGATGGATAGATTTATCCAGCTAGGGTTAAAGGCTGCTGATGAGGCGATGAAAGACGCAAATTTTAAGGAATTTGATCCTGATGATTTTGGTGTGAGTTCAGCTTCAGGTATCGGTGGACTTCCAAATATTGAAAAGAACTCCATAACTTGTTACACAAAAGGACCTAGAAGAATCTCTCCTTTTTTTATACCGTCATCATTAGTTAATATGCTAGGTGGTATAGTCTCTATCTATCACTCTTTAAAAGGCCCAAATTTATCAAGCGTTACAGCTTGTGCGGCTTCTACTCATGCAATTTGTGAAGCAGCTAAGACGATAATGATATCAGAAGCTAGCAAGATGCTAGTTGTTGGAGCTGAGAGTGCGATTTGTGAAATTGGTATAGGTGGTTTTGCTGCTATGAAGGCTCTTTCTGATAGAAATGATGACCCATCAACAGCTTCACGCCCTTTTGATAAGGGTAGGAATGGCTTCGTTATGGGCGAAGGTGCTGCTGCACTTGTTTTAGAAGAGTATGAAAGTGCAAAAGCAAGAGGAGCTAAGATATATGCTGAACTTGTAGGATTTGGAGAGAGTGGTGATGCTTATCATATAACTTCACCAACTCAAGATGGTCCTATTAGAGCGATGAAAAACGCACTTAAGATGGCAGGAAATCCAAAGATTGATTATATAAACGCTCATGGAACATCTACTCCTGTAAATGACAGGAATGAAACAGCTGCTTTAAAAGAGGTCTTTGGTAAAGATGTCCCTGCTGTTAGTTCAACAAAAGGTCAGATTGGTCACTGCTTAGGTGCTGCAGGAGCAAGCGAAGCTGTAATATCACTTATGGCAATGGATCGTGGTATTATACCACCAACTATAAATCAAATAGAGTCTGATGAGGAATGCGACTTAGACTATGTACCAAATATCGCCAGAAAAGCAGACTTGAATGTGGTGATGAGTAACTCATTTGGATTTGGCGGGACAAACGGTTCTGTTATATTTAAAAAGGTGGATTAA
- the accA gene encoding acetyl-CoA carboxylase carboxyl transferase subunit alpha has protein sequence MASYLDFEKGIKQIDEEITSAKIKGDDDAVETLEKNLEKEVARTYKNLSEYQRLQLARHPDRPYSLDYIKTLLRDSYEIHGDRAFSDDQAIVCYIGYMADKKVVVIGQEKGRGTKNKIKRNFGMPNPEGYRKALRVAKLAEKFELPILFLIDTPGAYPGIEAEERGQSEAIARNLYELSKIKTPIVSVVIGEGGSGGALAIGVGDKLAMMQNSIFSVISPEGCAAILWNDPAKSELATKALKITANELKEHKLIDDVIEEPKMGAHRDKEGAIKRVGEYFLAELDKLEKLSTEELLDKRLDKILSVGAFKEK, from the coding sequence ATGGCAAGTTATTTGGATTTTGAAAAGGGAATTAAACAGATAGATGAAGAGATCACAAGTGCTAAGATAAAAGGTGATGATGATGCTGTTGAGACTTTGGAAAAAAACCTAGAAAAAGAGGTTGCTAGAACATATAAAAACCTTTCAGAGTACCAAAGACTTCAGCTTGCTAGACATCCAGATAGACCTTACTCGCTTGATTATATTAAAACTCTTTTAAGGGATTCTTACGAAATTCATGGTGATAGAGCTTTTAGCGACGATCAAGCAATAGTGTGCTATATAGGTTATATGGCTGATAAAAAAGTCGTTGTTATTGGTCAAGAAAAGGGTCGAGGAACTAAAAACAAGATAAAAAGAAATTTTGGTATGCCAAACCCAGAGGGGTATAGAAAAGCTTTAAGGGTTGCAAAATTAGCTGAAAAATTTGAACTTCCTATTCTGTTTTTAATAGATACTCCAGGTGCTTATCCTGGCATAGAAGCTGAAGAGCGTGGTCAAAGTGAAGCAATAGCTAGAAATTTATATGAGCTTTCAAAGATAAAAACGCCTATAGTATCTGTAGTTATTGGTGAAGGTGGAAGCGGTGGAGCTTTGGCTATTGGCGTTGGTGATAAGTTAGCAATGATGCAAAATTCTATCTTTTCTGTAATATCGCCTGAAGGTTGTGCTGCAATTTTGTGGAACGACCCAGCAAAAAGCGAACTTGCTACAAAAGCACTTAAAATAACAGCAAATGAGTTAAAAGAACATAAGTTGATTGATGATGTGATTGAAGAGCCTAAAATGGGAGCTCACAGAGATAAAGAAGGTGCTATAAAAAGGGTTGGTGAGTATTTTTTAGCTGAGCTAGATAAATTAGAAAAACTTAGTACCGAGGAGCTTTTGGATAAAAGAC